One segment of Erigeron canadensis isolate Cc75 chromosome 2, C_canadensis_v1, whole genome shotgun sequence DNA contains the following:
- the LOC122589731 gene encoding dof zinc finger protein DOF3.4-like, with product MPSTDHPNCGRVIPTKPNGCSSLGIPPPEPEHLPCPRCDSTNTKFCYYNNYNFSQPRHFCKGCRRYWTHGGTLRDIPVGGGSRKNAKRSRVHHAGTNTYNVGLSNTTTSTTTTSGGVSGGIEYRHMGAQPFLLPGVSMSMCDSFTSLLNSTNGPGGFFGLGFEDNGFGIGRAIWPFSGMGLSVGGGGDHGGVYGGGINATWQAGNGGENGLGVGVGGGECFTLPELAISTPGMI from the coding sequence atgcCATCAACTGATCATCCTAATTGTGGTCGAGTAATACCAACAAAACCAAATGGTTGCTCTTCTTTAGGCATTCCACCACCCGAACCCGAACACCTTCCCTGTCCAAGATGTGACTCCACTAATACTAAATTTTGTTACTATAATAACTATAACTTTTCTCAGCCACGTCATTTTTGTAAAGGTTGTCGCCGTTATTGGACTCACGGTGGCACCCTTCGTGACATTCCTGTTGGTGGAGGAAGTCGCAAAAATGCCAAAAGATCACGTGTTCACCACGCTGGGACAAACACTTATAATGTTGGTTTGAGTAACACTACTACTAGTACAACAACTACTAGTGGTGGTGTTAGTGGGGGCATTGAGTACCGACATATGGGGGCACAACCTTTTTTGTTGCCGGGTGTGAGTATGAGTATGTGTGATAGTTTTACTTCTTTGTTGAATAGTACTAATGGGCCTGGTGGGTTTTTTGGGCTGGGGTTTGAAGACAATGGGTTTGGAATTGGAAGGGCTATTTGGCCTTTTTCTGGGATGGGGCttagtgttggtggtggtggtgatcatGGTGGTGTTTATGGTGGTGGGATTAATGCTACGTGGCAGGCTGGGAATGGTGGAGAGAATGGACttggtgttggtgttggtggtggagagtGTTTTACTTTGCCTGAACTTGCTATTTCAACTCCAGGAATGATATGA